In Archangium violaceum, the following are encoded in one genomic region:
- a CDS encoding kelch repeat-containing protein yields MVLPTGEVLMAGGSSASTTLSSAELYDPATNTL; encoded by the coding sequence GTGGTGCTGCCCACGGGTGAGGTGCTGATGGCGGGCGGCTCCTCGGCGAGTACCACGCTCTCCTCGGCCGAGCTGTATGACCCGGCCACCAACACATTGTAG